A part of Paenibacillus sp. IHBB 10380 genomic DNA contains:
- a CDS encoding ABC transporter ATP-binding protein — protein sequence MIEVKDTLTQTPLVRIERLKTYYPIKKGIFSRTVGHVKAVDDISLNIYEGETLGLIGESGCGKSTIGRSIVRLENPSEGKIFFRNENITQYSNQKLKPIRKQIQIIFQDPYSSLNPRKKINDILSEPLIVHKLVDPSRVQQNVDQLLDAVGLPRSYKNRYPHEFSGGQRQRIGIARAISLKPKFIVCDEPVSALDVSIQAQILNLLKDLQKELNLTYLFIAHGVGTVKYISTRVAVMYLGKIVELADKTDLFNHPKHPYTHILLNSSPLPDPKLRNKERIIIQGEVPSSANPPMGCRFHTRCPYMQEKCKHEEPPLTGVLHTVACHYPLG from the coding sequence ATGATAGAAGTTAAAGACACGCTTACTCAGACTCCATTAGTCCGAATTGAGCGATTAAAAACCTACTACCCCATTAAAAAGGGAATTTTCTCGCGGACAGTAGGACATGTCAAAGCGGTTGACGATATTAGTCTCAATATCTACGAAGGGGAGACATTAGGACTTATCGGAGAATCCGGGTGTGGTAAATCCACCATTGGTCGTTCTATAGTACGACTTGAGAATCCCAGCGAGGGTAAGATATTTTTCAGGAATGAAAATATCACTCAGTATTCTAATCAAAAATTAAAGCCGATTCGTAAGCAGATACAAATTATATTTCAAGATCCTTATTCTTCGTTAAACCCGCGAAAAAAGATCAATGATATTCTATCTGAACCCCTTATCGTACACAAGCTTGTCGATCCTAGCAGGGTACAGCAAAATGTAGATCAATTATTGGATGCAGTGGGCTTGCCTCGCTCCTACAAGAATCGCTATCCTCACGAATTTTCTGGCGGGCAGCGGCAGCGCATTGGGATTGCAAGAGCTATCTCTTTAAAGCCGAAATTTATTGTATGTGACGAACCCGTCTCTGCACTCGATGTATCTATTCAAGCTCAAATTTTGAATTTGCTTAAAGATTTACAAAAAGAGTTGAATCTTACTTATTTGTTCATTGCGCATGGGGTGGGTACAGTCAAATATATTAGCACTCGAGTGGCAGTTATGTATCTCGGAAAAATCGTAGAGCTAGCAGATAAAACCGATTTATTCAATCATCCCAAGCACCCTTATACCCATATCTTATTGAATTCAAGTCCATTGCCTGATCCCAAGCTACGTAATAAAGAACGAATCATTATACAGGGTGAAGTTCCAAGTTCCGCAAACCCACCTATGGGATGTCGATTTCATACACGATGTCCTTACATGCAGGAAAAATGCAAGCATGAAGAACCGCCTCTCACGGGTGTCCTACATACGGTTGCATGTCATTATCCCTTAGGTTAA
- the opp4C gene encoding oligopeptide ABC transporter permease, with product MSITDIQMKSTRRTMDSGQTIQSEPEERYIQQIIHRFRKNRLAVAGLVFIILLVCTGLFAPWLTPHNPNEVTTIFSASPSSVHWLGTDQVGRDVLSRLIYATRISLIVGFLTVSIYVTIGTTIGLISAYYGGWMDMIVMRLADIFMAFPYLMVILVVVSILGSSLTTIILVLALFSWPTVARLVRGSVLSLKQLDYVKAGIALGFSPRRIMFGHILPNALGPVIVNATFGIAAAILSEAGLSFLGMGIQPPTPSWGNMLSDAQSLTVLTNQPWLWVPAGSILLVTVLAINFMGDGLRDALDPKQ from the coding sequence ATGTCCATAACCGATATCCAAATGAAATCAACTAGGCGAACAATGGACTCTGGTCAAACCATACAATCGGAGCCGGAGGAACGCTACATCCAGCAGATCATTCACCGCTTCAGGAAAAACCGGTTGGCCGTTGCAGGACTTGTCTTTATCATCCTACTCGTATGTACTGGACTGTTCGCACCATGGTTAACGCCGCATAATCCCAATGAAGTGACTACTATCTTCTCAGCCTCCCCTTCTTCTGTTCATTGGCTCGGAACAGACCAAGTAGGAAGAGACGTTCTAAGCCGGCTTATCTATGCGACTCGAATTTCTTTGATCGTCGGCTTTCTCACCGTGTCCATCTACGTCACTATAGGGACCACGATTGGCTTGATTTCCGCTTATTATGGGGGCTGGATGGATATGATCGTGATGCGTCTTGCCGACATTTTTATGGCCTTTCCTTATTTAATGGTCATCTTGGTCGTCGTCAGTATATTGGGCTCAAGTCTTACCACCATCATTCTCGTTCTAGCCTTATTCTCTTGGCCTACAGTAGCACGTCTGGTTAGAGGAAGTGTGCTATCGCTCAAGCAATTGGATTATGTAAAAGCTGGAATCGCCCTTGGATTTAGTCCTCGGCGTATCATGTTTGGTCATATTCTGCCCAACGCCCTCGGTCCCGTTATTGTCAACGCCACGTTCGGTATAGCTGCTGCTATCCTTAGTGAAGCAGGGCTTAGCTTTCTCGGAATGGGGATCCAACCGCCAACACCCAGTTGGGGGAACATGCTCAGCGATGCTCAATCTTTAACTGTATTAACCAATCAACCTTGGCTGTGGGTGCCTGCTGGGTCTATTCTCTTGGTCACAGTATTAGCTATTAATTTCATGGGGGATGGACTTCGAGATGCATTAGATCCCAAGCAATAA
- a CDS encoding M20/M25/M40 family metallo-hydrolase, whose protein sequence is MDHLYVIKLGSSTLVNHPEIFEEIAEIVHRGGKILLVAGGAEGIKQKYNNIDREIPFLTLVSGDEVRYCSPEEMPIIRAAYDEIIIPIVNENLRKHKLNVFSQSGGENDIVFGTKAKPLKVLKNNKPVIVRDSLFGNFTGCNVDFLKATLATFDVVCLTPPIIDKVLGAFINIDADVLAAHLAIELEAQHLRFVTSTYGILENVEDERSTLSDVYLGDEIHSITGRMKQKVRAANLAIQHGICDVCITGPHTLEGTGKTWFWNMEKDLNDMDLLNKVVRIPSISQGEHELAHYLLDTIQYPGVSGRIDEVGNIVFQKGNGPNKLLLLGHLDTVPHIWKVESDSQGITGRGVVDAKGCFVNFVHMLRDAEVPSDGTLLVIGAVEEEISSSKGAHYIKDHYSADAVIIGEPSGEGSLTLGYYGLYKLEITITRPQEHTAAKDALSVIDQLHVVVEDIRSRVQNIDPQCLSSLIDIQHTNEKGILTVSGILNFRISPPAGKDYASKIALDFGDEVIVKVLRATPGFANPRNCVLVKAFVRSFAKEEKSIHYIKKRGTSDMNTLATTWDATPMVAYGPGDSSLDHTNHEYLHIKEVEATRTILKEAVGEWFRLKGSE, encoded by the coding sequence ATGGATCACTTATACGTTATTAAATTAGGAAGCAGTACCCTGGTGAACCATCCAGAAATATTTGAGGAAATTGCTGAGATTGTACACCGAGGTGGCAAGATTCTTTTGGTGGCAGGTGGTGCTGAAGGGATTAAACAAAAATATAACAATATCGATCGAGAAATACCGTTTCTTACGTTAGTAAGTGGGGATGAAGTTCGGTACTGCTCTCCTGAAGAAATGCCCATCATCCGAGCTGCGTATGATGAAATAATTATCCCGATCGTCAATGAAAATCTGAGAAAACACAAGCTTAACGTATTCTCACAATCTGGTGGAGAGAATGACATTGTCTTTGGAACCAAAGCCAAACCTCTCAAAGTATTAAAGAACAATAAACCTGTCATTGTCAGAGATTCATTATTTGGTAACTTCACAGGGTGTAATGTGGATTTCTTGAAAGCTACATTAGCTACATTTGATGTCGTGTGCCTTACACCTCCGATCATAGATAAAGTGCTTGGAGCGTTCATTAATATTGATGCTGATGTGCTGGCAGCTCATTTAGCGATCGAGTTAGAAGCGCAACATCTAAGGTTTGTGACTAGTACCTACGGAATACTTGAGAACGTAGAAGATGAAAGATCAACCCTCTCGGATGTTTACTTAGGTGACGAAATCCATTCGATTACAGGAAGAATGAAGCAAAAGGTACGGGCTGCAAATTTAGCCATTCAACATGGGATTTGCGATGTATGTATTACCGGACCTCATACGTTAGAGGGTACAGGTAAAACTTGGTTTTGGAATATGGAGAAAGACCTCAATGATATGGACTTATTGAATAAGGTTGTGCGTATCCCCTCGATTTCCCAAGGTGAACATGAGCTAGCTCATTATTTGTTGGATACCATTCAATATCCAGGCGTTTCGGGTCGGATTGATGAAGTCGGTAATATCGTTTTTCAAAAAGGAAATGGACCTAATAAGCTATTGCTTCTAGGGCACTTGGACACGGTTCCGCATATTTGGAAAGTCGAAAGTGACAGCCAAGGAATTACAGGTAGAGGTGTAGTAGACGCCAAAGGATGTTTCGTGAACTTCGTTCATATGTTGAGAGATGCGGAGGTACCTTCGGATGGTACTTTACTGGTCATTGGTGCGGTAGAAGAGGAAATATCGTCTTCTAAAGGAGCCCATTATATTAAAGATCATTACAGTGCCGATGCCGTGATTATTGGTGAACCCAGCGGGGAAGGGAGTCTAACATTGGGCTACTATGGACTCTATAAACTTGAGATTACCATTACTCGCCCCCAAGAACATACGGCTGCCAAAGATGCGCTGAGTGTCATCGATCAATTACATGTGGTTGTCGAGGACATACGTTCAAGGGTGCAGAATATTGACCCTCAATGCCTATCGTCACTCATTGATATCCAACACACCAATGAAAAAGGAATACTCACGGTAAGCGGAATATTGAATTTTAGAATTTCACCTCCTGCCGGTAAAGATTACGCGTCGAAGATTGCGTTGGATTTTGGTGACGAGGTGATTGTGAAGGTCTTACGCGCTACACCTGGATTTGCTAATCCACGTAATTGTGTATTGGTTAAAGCGTTTGTTCGTAGCTTCGCTAAGGAAGAAAAGTCCATTCATTATATTAAAAAACGAGGTACCAGTGATATGAACACACTGGCAACGACATGGGATGCTACACCAATGGTAGCTTATGGACCTGGGGATTCCAGCTTAGATCATACGAATCATGAATACTTGCACATTAAAGAGGTGGAAGCAACCCGAACCATTCTTAAAGAAGCGGTTGGAGAATGGTTTAGGCTGAAAGGGAGTGAATAA
- a CDS encoding ABC transporter permease — translation MLHYIVRRVLIAIPVLLGITILNFCIVNLAPGNPVDMFIDPNTPQQLVEAKKEMLGLNDPLIIQYFKWLWHLLHGGFGYSFSSFAPVTHIIGERIGPTLMLTSISLTLGVLIAIPIGILSAVKQNTRFDYIMTGLSFIWTSIPQFFLGLGLIYVFALHFKILPTGGMLTIGGDGSLADRIKHLILPVSVLTIAIIGKKIRYVRASMLDVLKQDYLRTARAKGLHAFIVTNKHALRNALIPIITVFGMEIPLLLGGSIIIEQIFQWPGIGQLTMQSILSRDYPTLMGLNFIAAIIVLATNLFMDILYFVADPRVKYN, via the coding sequence ATGCTCCATTACATTGTGAGACGCGTACTTATTGCGATTCCCGTATTACTAGGCATTACCATTCTCAACTTTTGCATTGTTAATCTAGCACCTGGTAATCCCGTCGATATGTTCATTGATCCCAATACACCCCAGCAGTTAGTGGAAGCAAAGAAAGAGATGCTAGGACTTAACGATCCCCTCATCATTCAATATTTCAAATGGCTTTGGCATTTACTTCACGGTGGTTTCGGTTACTCCTTCAGCTCCTTTGCTCCTGTTACGCATATCATCGGAGAACGTATTGGACCCACACTTATGTTAACTTCGATCTCTTTAACACTCGGCGTGTTAATAGCCATTCCCATTGGAATTCTAAGCGCGGTCAAACAAAACACTCGATTCGATTACATCATGACTGGCTTATCCTTTATTTGGACTTCTATTCCACAGTTTTTTCTTGGATTAGGTCTAATCTATGTTTTTGCACTTCATTTCAAAATATTACCTACGGGTGGGATGCTGACAATTGGCGGTGATGGCAGCTTAGCGGATAGAATTAAGCATCTCATTCTTCCCGTCTCCGTACTTACGATTGCTATTATCGGTAAAAAAATAAGATATGTACGTGCAAGTATGCTCGATGTGCTGAAACAGGATTATTTACGGACAGCCCGCGCCAAGGGTTTGCATGCGTTTATCGTAACCAATAAACATGCACTGCGTAATGCGCTTATTCCAATCATCACCGTGTTCGGTATGGAAATCCCCCTCCTACTTGGAGGAAGTATTATTATTGAACAAATTTTCCAATGGCCTGGCATAGGGCAGCTAACCATGCAATCCATATTATCTAGGGATTATCCCACCCTAATGGGCTTAAATTTCATAGCTGCGATTATTGTACTTGCAACCAATTTATTCATGGATATTCTGTATTTCGTAGCAGATCCACGTGTCAAATATAACTAG
- a CDS encoding RimK family alpha-L-glutamate ligase yields MMSKHTDVLICVTKLREEEKRISDFLKEDGFHVEINLDSMDLPLETDRSEQVGLALIRCLSQKKALSRSTLLELAGIETVNSVKAITICTNKIHQSIVFQQANIPQPRFKVAFTSSNIKESFEDFGNVFVIKPASSSWGRGIARIVGQDCLDAWTAARESLDPTQQSFPVLIQEFVDKGDFDIRVVIVGSKPIVAFRRVSIDNWKTNTHLGAEIEPMDINHEIGSICNKLIDILGEGIYGLDLFYDFKNNCYLVCEINQNPEFSKSWKIHGVDVADHIAQYLKKKIALKSKFAQIIN; encoded by the coding sequence ATGATGAGTAAACATACAGATGTTTTAATCTGTGTCACCAAACTACGCGAGGAAGAAAAACGTATATCTGATTTTCTTAAAGAGGATGGTTTTCATGTTGAGATTAATCTTGATTCCATGGACTTACCCTTGGAAACAGACAGATCTGAGCAAGTTGGGTTAGCGCTCATAAGGTGCCTTTCTCAAAAAAAGGCATTAAGTCGCTCAACCCTATTGGAGTTAGCAGGCATTGAAACGGTCAATTCAGTTAAGGCGATTACGATTTGTACGAATAAAATTCATCAATCGATTGTATTTCAACAAGCTAATATTCCGCAGCCAAGATTTAAGGTGGCTTTTACATCATCCAATATAAAAGAATCTTTTGAAGACTTTGGTAACGTATTTGTTATCAAACCTGCGAGCTCATCCTGGGGAAGAGGAATCGCGAGGATTGTGGGACAAGATTGTTTAGATGCATGGACTGCGGCAAGGGAATCTTTGGATCCCACGCAACAATCCTTCCCTGTATTGATTCAAGAATTTGTGGATAAGGGGGATTTCGATATCCGGGTCGTGATTGTGGGAAGTAAGCCCATTGTGGCTTTCCGCAGAGTATCCATCGACAACTGGAAAACCAATACACATCTTGGTGCTGAAATAGAACCGATGGATATTAACCACGAGATTGGATCTATATGTAACAAACTGATTGATATTTTGGGAGAAGGTATCTATGGATTAGATCTATTCTATGATTTCAAGAATAACTGTTATCTCGTATGCGAAATTAATCAAAATCCTGAATTCTCCAAGTCATGGAAGATCCATGGTGTCGATGTTGCGGATCATATTGCACAATATCTTAAGAAAAAAATAGCGTTGAAAAGTAAATTTGCTCAAATAATAAATTAA
- a CDS encoding ABC transporter ATP-binding protein, with amino-acid sequence MDNLLKVNGLQTVFRSDTCDVTAVDKVSFQVQLGETIGIVGESGCGKSVTSLSIMNLLGKEGRIQQGEIWFNGTNLAELSETGLRQLRGKEIAMIFQEPMTSLNPVFTIGSQLIETIRLHMKLNRKESKAYAIQMLTKVGISRPEAILKEYPHTLSGGMRQRVMIAIALACKPKLLIADEPTTALDVTVQAQILSLMKELREESGAAIMLITHDLGIVAEMADKVIVMYAGQIVEEADVFSLFEEPLHPYTKGLLQSIPGTGDDDNDRLFGIPGSVPSIQRMPQGCRFHSRCEHATKQCIHEQPELKTIKPNHQVKCWLY; translated from the coding sequence ATGGATAACTTACTGAAGGTCAATGGATTGCAAACGGTATTTCGATCCGACACGTGCGATGTGACAGCTGTCGATAAAGTCAGTTTTCAAGTGCAGCTGGGTGAGACCATCGGAATCGTAGGAGAGTCAGGCTGCGGGAAAAGCGTTACATCCTTATCCATCATGAACCTGCTTGGGAAGGAAGGTCGCATTCAGCAGGGGGAGATTTGGTTCAATGGGACCAACCTAGCTGAGTTGTCCGAGACCGGGCTTCGCCAACTACGCGGTAAAGAGATCGCAATGATTTTTCAAGAACCTATGACCTCGCTTAATCCGGTTTTTACTATTGGCAGTCAATTAATAGAAACGATCCGACTACATATGAAGCTTAATCGTAAGGAATCTAAGGCTTACGCCATTCAAATGCTAACTAAGGTAGGTATTTCCCGTCCCGAAGCCATTCTAAAGGAATATCCACATACGTTATCTGGTGGTATGCGCCAGCGGGTCATGATTGCTATAGCGCTTGCTTGCAAACCCAAGCTTCTTATTGCAGATGAACCTACTACTGCGCTTGATGTCACTGTTCAAGCTCAAATTTTGAGTTTGATGAAGGAGCTACGTGAAGAAAGCGGTGCGGCGATTATGCTGATCACACATGACTTGGGCATCGTTGCAGAAATGGCTGACAAAGTGATCGTGATGTATGCAGGCCAAATCGTCGAAGAAGCCGATGTCTTCTCCTTATTCGAGGAACCGCTCCACCCTTATACAAAAGGATTATTACAATCCATTCCAGGTACGGGGGATGACGACAACGATCGATTATTCGGTATCCCTGGATCTGTACCTTCCATACAGCGGATGCCTCAAGGTTGCAGATTCCATTCCCGCTGTGAACACGCTACGAAGCAATGCATTCATGAGCAGCCGGAGTTAAAGACAATAAAGCCTAATCACCAAGTGAAATGCTGGCTGTATTAG
- the argC gene encoding N-acetyl-gamma-glutamyl-phosphate reductase codes for MSTSEYRVKRVAILGGTGFTGAEIYRLLSKHPFLKVEFVSSESKAGSPVDKHFMAFRHGKKSNALKFSKISDLDGKYDIVFSCLPTGVLPQFINQISLHADYIFNVSGDYRVTDLDLLQKHYPETLKHEFNGSSYYYIPEFSRIDHQVKVVNLPGCMAVATIYTLYPLLAHDLIENRIVSDAKTGSSGGGKTTTEHHAERTNNFRPHKVHGHRHKPEIEFAFKTYFQKEIDLQFSTYSLDLPRGIMVTSYSVLKEGVSEIDVKKAFYSTYASTPFIHYFNSNVGHNSNPMIKTVAGTNYAEVGVYIDGKNCVSISSIDNLIKGAGGQAIQAANLYMGFPEETGLQSELEGVWP; via the coding sequence ATGAGTACATCTGAATATCGTGTGAAACGAGTAGCCATTCTAGGCGGAACTGGTTTTACAGGCGCTGAAATATATCGGTTGTTAAGCAAACATCCCTTTTTAAAGGTGGAATTTGTCTCTTCGGAATCTAAAGCTGGAAGCCCCGTAGATAAACATTTCATGGCGTTTAGACATGGGAAGAAATCGAATGCGCTCAAATTCAGTAAAATTTCAGACCTAGATGGTAAATATGACATTGTGTTCTCTTGTTTACCAACGGGGGTGCTACCTCAATTCATTAATCAAATATCTTTGCATGCGGATTATATTTTTAATGTTAGTGGAGATTACAGAGTTACGGATCTGGATCTCTTACAGAAGCATTATCCCGAAACGCTAAAGCATGAATTTAACGGCTCTAGTTATTACTATATTCCTGAGTTTAGTAGAATCGATCACCAAGTGAAGGTTGTAAACCTTCCGGGCTGTATGGCTGTGGCAACGATTTATACTTTATATCCACTATTGGCCCATGACCTAATCGAGAATCGTATTGTATCCGATGCTAAAACAGGTTCTAGTGGAGGAGGGAAAACGACGACCGAGCATCATGCTGAGCGTACGAATAATTTTCGACCGCATAAAGTACATGGGCATAGACATAAGCCAGAGATCGAATTTGCTTTCAAGACGTATTTTCAAAAAGAAATTGATCTGCAGTTTTCTACGTATAGCCTTGATCTGCCAAGAGGCATCATGGTTACGTCATATTCGGTTCTAAAAGAAGGTGTTTCAGAGATTGATGTGAAAAAGGCCTTTTACAGCACTTATGCATCTACACCGTTTATCCATTATTTCAATTCCAACGTTGGGCACAATTCTAATCCTATGATCAAAACCGTAGCGGGAACGAATTACGCGGAAGTGGGTGTGTATATTGACGGGAAGAATTGTGTATCGATCTCGAGTATAGATAATTTAATAAAAGGTGCTGGAGGACAAGCGATTCAGGCGGCAAATCTCTATATGGGTTTCCCAGAGGAGACAGGACTGCAATCTGAATTGGAAGGAGTATGGCCTTAA
- a CDS encoding DegT/DnrJ/EryC1/StrS aminotransferase family protein produces the protein MKTDFIQKLLELPSDDWIGADLAYKGGPAVIPEDVRKTNFPIITKEDVMQMLISIQQDPDRVIDEFTEKYRHYVGANYAISTASGTSSLHLALVGVGVQPGDEVILPAFTFIATAQAVVAAKAIPIFVDIDPQTYCLDPAKVEKAITSRTKVIMPVHVHGLPADLTQLSQISKKYSLRLVEDASHAHSASIGHQICGSIGDGAGQSLMADKNFPVGGEGGIAFFKEREDYERALAFLEDSGIDYRMSWIAAAFGISQLERLPYYDAIRARNAGYLTKVLSETKLFRGPIVPEGSKHSYNMYRIKISPENLGLEDLLDYKVKDAIQELAMSEGVFAREWQNVPIPGHLPFKNKIGFGNGYPFTLSGRSDLGYDIHNFPETLKMLRSTLTICRELRSPIEYERIQAYALVFQKIDANPDIIRQIVERNTNDPVLYERDARLG, from the coding sequence ATGAAGACAGATTTCATACAAAAGCTGTTGGAACTTCCTTCAGATGATTGGATAGGCGCTGATCTGGCATATAAGGGTGGCCCTGCTGTCATCCCTGAGGATGTAAGAAAAACTAATTTCCCAATCATCACTAAGGAAGATGTCATGCAGATGTTAATCTCGATCCAGCAAGACCCAGATCGTGTGATCGATGAATTTACGGAGAAGTATCGTCATTATGTGGGAGCCAATTATGCGATTTCTACAGCAAGCGGTACTTCTAGTCTTCACCTTGCTTTAGTGGGAGTGGGGGTGCAACCAGGCGATGAGGTCATTCTACCAGCGTTTACGTTTATTGCTACAGCTCAGGCTGTTGTGGCTGCAAAGGCGATTCCCATATTTGTGGATATTGATCCACAAACCTATTGCCTAGATCCCGCCAAAGTAGAGAAGGCGATCACGAGTAGAACGAAAGTGATCATGCCAGTCCATGTACATGGCTTGCCAGCAGACCTCACGCAATTAAGCCAAATCAGTAAGAAATATTCTTTACGCTTGGTTGAAGATGCTTCCCATGCTCATTCGGCTTCGATTGGTCATCAAATATGTGGCTCCATCGGTGATGGAGCTGGTCAAAGTTTAATGGCAGATAAGAACTTTCCTGTTGGGGGAGAAGGCGGCATAGCCTTTTTCAAAGAGAGGGAAGATTATGAGAGAGCCTTGGCTTTTCTCGAAGATTCGGGTATTGATTACAGAATGTCTTGGATTGCAGCCGCTTTTGGGATAAGTCAGTTGGAGCGTCTCCCGTATTATGATGCTATCCGAGCAAGAAATGCAGGATATCTTACGAAGGTCCTTTCGGAGACAAAGCTCTTTAGAGGACCGATAGTACCCGAGGGTTCCAAGCACAGCTATAACATGTACAGAATCAAGATATCTCCAGAAAACTTGGGTTTAGAAGATTTACTTGATTATAAAGTAAAGGATGCGATCCAAGAACTGGCGATGAGTGAAGGTGTTTTTGCAAGAGAATGGCAAAATGTTCCGATCCCCGGGCATCTTCCTTTTAAGAACAAGATTGGCTTTGGAAACGGCTATCCATTTACATTATCAGGTCGTAGTGATTTAGGTTATGACATCCACAACTTCCCGGAAACGCTGAAGATGTTGCGGTCTACCTTAACGATATGCAGAGAATTAAGATCACCCATTGAATATGAAAGAATTCAAGCTTACGCCTTAGTTTTCCAAAAAATTGATGCAAATCCGGACATCATTCGTCAAATCGTAGAAAGAAACACGAATGATCCAGTTCTGTATGAAAGGGATGCTAGATTAGGATGA
- a CDS encoding lysine biosynthesis protein LysW, with product MSSLNCLVCKSDFSVEEDATTGEIVECSSCGQEHEVHAVHNLITIALAPEIEETWGE from the coding sequence ATGAGTAGCTTAAATTGTCTTGTATGCAAGTCTGATTTTAGCGTAGAAGAAGATGCAACAACGGGGGAGATCGTTGAATGCTCCTCATGTGGTCAAGAGCATGAAGTACATGCCGTTCACAATTTAATCACTATAGCACTCGCTCCGGAAATTGAAGAAACTTGGGGTGAGTAA